A single region of the Thermodesulfobacteriota bacterium genome encodes:
- a CDS encoding regulatory protein RecX yields VEDTVLWLREMNYLDDKTFAREWSRSRRESRNWGSIKITSRLREKGIAQEIIDELSRESAGEEETGAARRALDGWLKRGGHEVPLEREGEIKAFRFLNSRGFPASVALSVLKESHTGTSPEES; encoded by the coding sequence GGTAGAGGACACCGTCCTGTGGCTCCGGGAGATGAACTACCTCGACGACAAAACCTTTGCCCGGGAATGGTCCCGCTCGAGAAGGGAGTCGCGTAACTGGGGAAGCATCAAGATAACATCGAGACTCCGGGAAAAGGGGATAGCGCAAGAGATAATCGATGAACTTTCAAGGGAGTCGGCCGGGGAAGAGGAAACCGGCGCCGCCAGGAGAGCGCTCGATGGGTGGCTTAAACGCGGCGGCCACGAGGTACCCCTTGAAAGGGAAGGCGAGATAAAGGCCTTCAGGTTCCTCAACTCACGGGGATTCCCCGCTTCCGTGGCCCTCTCGGTCTTGAAGGAGTCCCACACCGGTACGTCCCCGGAGGAGAGCTAA